The Mycolicibacterium lutetiense genome window below encodes:
- the arcA gene encoding arginine deiminase, protein METAAFGSNSEVGTLRAVILHRPGPELQRLTPRNNDALLFDGLPWVSKAQREHDAFADVLRSRGVEVLLLADLLTEALDSGAARMHGISAAVDARRLGVPLAQELSAYLRALAPADLAHILMAGMTFNEVPFHGAELSLVRRMHHDGDFVIEPLPNLLFTRDSSFWIGPRVAITSLALPARVRETSLTDLIYAHHPRFLGVRRAYESRSAPVEGGDVLLLGPGVVAVGVGERTTPAGAEALARSLFDDDLAHTVLAVPIRQERAQMHLDTVCTMVDVDAVVMYPNIVDSLSAFTIHRTEAGIQIDDEMHFVQAAANAMGIEQLRVIDTGLDPVTAEREQWDDGNNTLALAPGVVVAYERNVETNARLADSGIEVLPIEASELGTGRGGPRCMSCPAARDLL, encoded by the coding sequence GTGGAAACTGCGGCGTTCGGTTCCAATTCCGAGGTCGGCACCCTGCGCGCCGTGATCCTGCATCGACCGGGGCCCGAGCTGCAACGGCTGACGCCACGCAACAACGACGCCCTGCTGTTCGACGGCCTGCCCTGGGTTTCCAAGGCGCAACGTGAGCACGACGCCTTCGCCGACGTGCTGCGCTCGCGCGGGGTCGAGGTGCTGCTGTTGGCCGACCTGCTGACCGAAGCGCTGGACAGCGGAGCCGCGCGCATGCACGGTATTTCCGCTGCCGTCGATGCCCGGCGTCTCGGTGTGCCACTGGCTCAAGAACTTTCGGCCTACTTGCGGGCCCTGGCTCCGGCCGATCTGGCCCATATCCTGATGGCCGGCATGACCTTCAACGAGGTGCCGTTTCACGGTGCCGAACTGTCGCTCGTGCGCCGCATGCACCACGACGGCGATTTCGTGATCGAGCCGCTACCCAACCTCCTGTTCACCCGGGATTCGTCGTTCTGGATCGGGCCGCGGGTGGCCATCACCTCGCTTGCCCTCCCGGCCCGGGTGCGCGAGACCTCGCTGACCGATCTGATCTACGCCCACCATCCGCGCTTCCTCGGCGTCCGGCGGGCCTACGAATCGCGTTCGGCGCCCGTCGAAGGCGGCGACGTGCTGTTGCTGGGGCCCGGCGTGGTGGCGGTAGGGGTGGGGGAGCGGACCACACCGGCCGGTGCCGAAGCGTTGGCGCGCAGTCTGTTCGACGACGACCTGGCCCATACCGTACTTGCGGTGCCGATCCGGCAGGAGCGCGCCCAGATGCACCTGGACACCGTGTGCACGATGGTCGACGTCGACGCCGTGGTGATGTACCCCAACATCGTGGACTCGTTGTCGGCGTTCACCATCCACCGCACCGAGGCCGGAATCCAGATCGACGACGAAATGCATTTCGTGCAGGCGGCCGCGAATGCGATGGGGATCGAGCAGTTGCGCGTGATCGACACCGGGCTCGACCCGGTCACCGCCGAGCGCGAGCAATGGGACGACGGCAACAACACCCTGGCCTTGGCACCGGGGGTGGTGGTGGCCTATGAGCGCAACGTCGAAACCAATGCACGGCTGGCAGATTCGGGAATCGAGGTGCTGCCGATCGAGGCCTCGGAGCTGGGCACGGGCCGCGGCGGGCCCCGCTGCATGTCGTGTCCGGCGGCGCGGGACCTGCTCTAG
- a CDS encoding dolichyl-phosphate-mannose--protein mannosyltransferase, translating into MTATATATPTAGRSVPLISPAPLIPAADFGPTDRLQGWLMTVVITGMAAISRFLNLGSPTDAGTPVFDEKHYAPQAWQMLHNHGVEDNPGYGLVVHPPVGKQLIAIGEALFGYNGLGWRFAGALCGVVIVLLVVRIARRISRSTLVGGIAGLLLIADGVSFVSARTALLDVFLVVFVVAAFACLMVDRDDVRQRMYNAFMEGRIAETPWGPRLGVRWWRFGAGVLLGLACATKWSGLYFVAFFGVMTLVLDAIARKQYHVQAPWRGVLRRDVGPAAYVFGLIPIAVYLASYGPWFASETGINRYEAGQSIGENSIIPLPDALRSLWHYTYAAYHFHAGLTNADGNHHPWESKPWTWPMSLRPVLYAIDNQDVAGCGTQSCVKAVMLVGTPAMWFIALPVLGWALWRAVVRRDWRFGVVLVGYSAGFLPWFFDIDRQMYFFYATVMAPFLILAIALILGDILYQPRQNPERKTLGLLVVCFYVALVIANFAWLYPVLTGIPVSQSTWNLEIWLPSWR; encoded by the coding sequence GTGACCGCCACCGCCACCGCAACGCCGACGGCTGGTCGCTCGGTCCCGCTGATCAGCCCGGCGCCGCTGATCCCGGCCGCGGATTTCGGCCCGACGGACCGGCTGCAGGGCTGGTTGATGACGGTCGTCATCACCGGGATGGCCGCAATAAGCCGGTTCCTGAATCTGGGCTCGCCGACCGATGCCGGCACCCCGGTGTTCGACGAAAAGCACTACGCGCCGCAGGCCTGGCAGATGCTCCACAACCACGGGGTCGAGGACAACCCGGGCTACGGGCTCGTGGTGCACCCGCCGGTGGGCAAGCAGCTCATCGCGATCGGTGAGGCACTGTTCGGCTACAACGGGCTGGGCTGGCGGTTCGCCGGGGCCCTGTGCGGTGTGGTGATCGTGCTGCTGGTGGTGCGGATCGCGCGCCGGATCAGCCGCTCCACTCTCGTCGGCGGTATCGCCGGGCTGCTGCTGATCGCCGACGGGGTCAGCTTCGTCTCGGCCCGGACGGCGCTGCTGGATGTGTTCCTGGTGGTGTTCGTGGTGGCGGCGTTCGCCTGCCTGATGGTGGACCGCGACGACGTGCGCCAACGCATGTACAACGCGTTCATGGAGGGCCGGATCGCCGAGACGCCGTGGGGCCCTCGGCTGGGCGTGCGGTGGTGGCGATTCGGTGCGGGGGTGCTGCTCGGTCTGGCGTGCGCGACGAAGTGGTCGGGGCTGTACTTCGTGGCGTTCTTCGGCGTGATGACGCTCGTGCTCGACGCGATCGCGCGCAAGCAGTACCACGTGCAGGCACCGTGGCGGGGCGTGCTGCGCCGCGATGTCGGGCCGGCCGCATACGTATTCGGGCTGATCCCGATCGCGGTGTACCTGGCGTCCTACGGACCGTGGTTCGCCTCCGAGACGGGTATCAACCGGTACGAGGCCGGCCAGTCCATCGGCGAGAACAGCATCATCCCGCTGCCTGACGCGCTGCGCTCGCTGTGGCATTACACCTATGCCGCTTACCATTTCCACGCCGGGCTGACCAACGCCGACGGCAACCACCACCCGTGGGAATCCAAGCCCTGGACCTGGCCGATGTCGTTGCGGCCCGTGCTCTATGCGATCGACAACCAGGATGTGGCGGGCTGTGGCACGCAGTCGTGCGTGAAAGCCGTGATGCTGGTGGGCACTCCGGCGATGTGGTTCATCGCGCTGCCGGTACTCGGGTGGGCCCTGTGGCGGGCCGTGGTGCGGCGCGACTGGCGATTCGGCGTGGTTCTGGTCGGATACTCAGCCGGTTTCCTGCCCTGGTTCTTCGACATCGACCGGCAGATGTACTTCTTCTACGCCACGGTGATGGCGCCGTTCCTGATCTTGGCGATCGCGCTGATCCTCGGCGACATCCTCTATCAGCCCCGGCAGAACCCCGAACGTAAAACGTTGGGGCTGCTGGTGGTCTGCTTCTACGTGGCGCTGGTGATCGCGAACTTCGCGTGGCTGTACCCGGTCCTGACGGGTATTCCGGTTTCACAGTCGACCTGGAATCTGGAGATCTGGCTGCCTTCCTGGCGGTAG
- the rsmI gene encoding 16S rRNA (cytidine(1402)-2'-O)-methyltransferase: protein MTPGKLLIGATPLGLPSDASARLIAALQTADIVAAEDTRRVRALAQSLGVQPSGRILSFFDQNEASRVPGLVSEIQAGATVLVVSDAGMPLINDPGYRLVAACAEADLPVSCLPGPSAVTTALAVSGLASDRFCFEGFAPRKHAARLTWLQTLAAEPRTTVFFESPRRLGETLRDAVEVLGPARRAVVCRELTKTHEEIRRGSLAELAEWAADGVLGEITVVLAGGTPTVELPDLVAEVEELVADGARVKDACAQVIAANPGAPSRRALYDAVLRARD, encoded by the coding sequence GTGACACCCGGCAAACTACTGATCGGCGCCACGCCGCTGGGCCTGCCCTCGGATGCCTCTGCGCGTCTCATCGCAGCGCTGCAGACGGCCGACATCGTGGCGGCCGAAGACACCCGACGCGTGCGAGCGCTGGCCCAATCGCTGGGCGTGCAACCGTCCGGGCGGATCCTGAGCTTCTTCGATCAGAACGAGGCGAGCCGCGTGCCCGGTCTGGTCTCCGAGATCCAGGCGGGAGCGACGGTACTCGTGGTCAGCGACGCCGGCATGCCGCTGATCAACGACCCCGGCTACCGCCTGGTCGCGGCCTGCGCCGAGGCGGATCTGCCGGTGTCCTGCCTGCCTGGCCCGAGCGCGGTGACGACGGCGCTCGCGGTGTCCGGGCTGGCCTCGGACCGGTTCTGCTTCGAGGGCTTCGCGCCGCGAAAGCACGCGGCCCGGCTGACCTGGCTGCAGACCCTGGCCGCCGAACCGCGCACCACCGTGTTCTTCGAATCCCCGCGCCGGCTGGGTGAGACCCTGCGTGACGCGGTCGAGGTGCTGGGGCCTGCGCGGCGTGCCGTGGTGTGCCGCGAGCTGACCAAGACGCATGAGGAGATCCGCCGCGGCAGCCTGGCCGAGCTGGCGGAATGGGCCGCCGACGGCGTGCTGGGGGAGATCACCGTGGTGCTGGCCGGAGGCACCCCGACCGTCGAACTGCCCGACCTGGTGGCCGAGGTCGAGGAGCTCGTCGCCGACGGGGCCCGCGTCAAGGACGCCTGCGCCCAGGTGATCGCCGCGAACCCGGGGGCACCGTCCCGGCGGGCGCTTTACGACGCGGTGCTGCGCGCCCGGGACTGA
- a CDS encoding aminodeoxychorismate synthase component I, with product MRIERLGALGNASAVLCGVAAAGRAAGLAPPAALIGDWFSSRAVIAPSVAATPVAPEAAFEVAHDASGPAGSVGGGWFGYLSYPDPGSDGTPPRIPVAAGGWSDCVLRQDSEDIWWFESLSGAALPAWLTTLRPATPHACAIAWTAPDRDDHRRGVLACLEAIAAGEVYQACVCTRFIGHLDGEPIDFFSEAVARTAPARAAYVAGDWGAVASMSPELFLRRAGTAVASSPIKGTLPCSADPADLLASVKDVAENVMIVDLVRNDLGRVATTGSVTVPELLAVHPAPGVWHLVSTVTGEVPAQVPMSTLLDATFPPASVTGTPKRRARELLRQWEPTRRGVYCGTVGLASPVAGCELNVAIRTVEFDAGGAAVLGVGGGITADSDVDAEWDECLHKAASIVQSRARSTAS from the coding sequence ATGCGAATCGAGCGGCTCGGCGCGCTGGGCAATGCCTCGGCGGTGCTGTGTGGCGTCGCCGCGGCCGGCCGGGCCGCCGGCCTGGCGCCACCCGCCGCGCTGATCGGTGACTGGTTCTCCTCACGAGCGGTGATCGCACCGTCGGTGGCGGCAACCCCCGTTGCGCCGGAAGCCGCGTTCGAGGTGGCACACGATGCTTCGGGGCCGGCCGGCTCGGTCGGGGGTGGGTGGTTCGGTTATCTCTCCTACCCGGACCCCGGATCCGACGGCACCCCGCCGCGCATCCCGGTGGCCGCCGGCGGCTGGTCGGACTGCGTGCTGCGCCAGGATTCCGAGGATATCTGGTGGTTCGAAAGCCTCAGCGGTGCAGCACTTCCCGCGTGGCTCACCACCCTTCGGCCGGCGACCCCGCACGCCTGCGCCATCGCCTGGACGGCGCCCGACCGCGACGATCACCGCCGCGGCGTGCTGGCCTGCCTCGAAGCCATCGCGGCCGGCGAGGTGTATCAGGCCTGTGTCTGCACCCGCTTCATCGGCCACCTCGACGGCGAGCCGATCGACTTCTTCAGCGAGGCCGTGGCCCGGACCGCACCGGCGCGGGCCGCGTACGTGGCCGGCGACTGGGGCGCGGTGGCCTCAATGTCACCGGAGTTGTTCCTGCGCCGGGCCGGTACGGCCGTGGCCTCCAGTCCGATCAAGGGCACGCTGCCGTGCTCGGCCGACCCGGCGGACCTGCTGGCTTCGGTCAAGGATGTCGCCGAGAACGTCATGATCGTCGATCTGGTCCGCAACGACCTGGGCCGGGTGGCGACGACGGGCAGCGTGACGGTGCCCGAGTTGCTCGCAGTACATCCGGCGCCGGGGGTATGGCATCTGGTCTCGACCGTCACCGGCGAGGTGCCGGCGCAGGTGCCGATGAGCACGCTGCTGGACGCCACGTTCCCGCCCGCCTCGGTGACCGGGACCCCGAAGCGACGGGCCCGCGAACTGCTGCGCCAGTGGGAGCCGACCCGGCGCGGAGTGTATTGCGGCACAGTCGGATTGGCCTCACCCGTGGCCGGTTGCGAGCTGAACGTAGCGATCCGCACGGTCGAATTCGACGCCGGCGGGGCGGCGGTCCTCGGCGTGGGTGGCGGCATCACCGCCGATTCCGATGTCGACGCGGAATGGGATGAATGCCTGCACAAGGCGGCCTCGATCGTTCAGTCCCGGGCGCGCAGCACCGCGTCGTAA
- a CDS encoding RNA polymerase sigma-70 factor, translating into MNTPGAGNSNEHAERFTLLRPLLFTIAYEILGAATESDDVLQESYLRWAEVDLDTVRDTKAFLAQLVTRQALNALRAQSRRREDYVGPWLPEPLLLDQRDAAADVVLAESVSMAMLVVLETLTPDERAVFVLREVFGFSHDEIAAAIDKSAGAVRQMAHRAREHVQSRRKRFEPVDLDESNRVTEEFLTAAATGDMDGLLALLAPDAVYTADSGGKASAARRPVVGAQRVAAMLVGLFRAGERVPGLSFERITCNGEPAVMIRSDAGMEGVFTVEVIDGKITHFYAMRNPDKLAGIDVPRVISR; encoded by the coding sequence ATGAACACCCCCGGCGCAGGCAACTCGAACGAACACGCCGAACGATTCACTTTGCTGCGGCCGCTGTTGTTCACCATCGCCTACGAGATCCTCGGGGCGGCAACAGAATCCGATGATGTCCTGCAGGAGAGTTACCTGCGCTGGGCCGAGGTCGATCTGGACACGGTCCGCGATACCAAGGCGTTCCTGGCCCAGCTCGTCACCCGCCAGGCCCTCAATGCCCTGCGCGCGCAGTCGCGGCGTCGCGAGGATTACGTGGGCCCCTGGCTGCCCGAACCGTTGCTGCTGGACCAGCGTGACGCGGCCGCCGATGTGGTGCTGGCCGAATCGGTTTCGATGGCCATGCTCGTGGTGCTCGAGACGCTGACCCCGGACGAGCGCGCCGTGTTCGTGTTGCGCGAGGTGTTCGGGTTCAGCCACGACGAGATCGCCGCTGCGATCGACAAATCCGCGGGCGCGGTGCGTCAGATGGCGCACCGGGCCCGCGAGCACGTGCAGTCACGGCGCAAGCGGTTCGAGCCCGTCGACCTCGACGAGTCCAACCGGGTCACCGAGGAATTCCTGACTGCGGCGGCCACCGGCGACATGGACGGCCTGCTGGCGCTGCTGGCGCCGGACGCGGTGTACACCGCCGACAGCGGCGGAAAAGCCAGTGCGGCCCGGCGGCCCGTGGTGGGCGCGCAGAGGGTCGCGGCCATGCTGGTCGGCTTGTTCCGCGCGGGCGAACGGGTCCCTGGGCTGTCGTTCGAGCGCATCACGTGCAACGGCGAACCCGCGGTGATGATCCGCAGCGACGCCGGCATGGAAGGGGTTTTCACCGTCGAGGTCATCGACGGCAAGATCACCCACTTCTACGCGATGCGCAATCCGGACAAGCTCGCCGGCATCGATGTCCCGCGGGTGATCAGCCGCTGA
- a CDS encoding NAD(P)/FAD-dependent oxidoreductase, protein MNAQNTHVVVIGGGYAGVLAANRLQGTPGVAVTLVNPRPEFVERIRLHQLAAGNHDATAAYDTLLGDGVRLLVDGAEYIDADIRQVQLTSGEVLDYDYLVYAVGSTGGVPASVPGAAEFAYPLSELEQAQRLRTRLQDVPMSAPVVVVGGGLTGIEAASELAEVGRKVTLVTDVVGASVGAGARASIVKALTKLGVSIIDGPEILVSGVEADAITLADGNRLPSAVTVWTTGFGVPGLAAASRLRTDELGRLLTDETLTSVDDAHIVAAGDAASPSGVPLRMSCQSAGPLGVQAANTVLARIAGAEPEVINQAFAGQCVSVGRNAGTVQLCHSDDSPRRVFIGGRTGAMLKEQVCRATITFLRKEGVKPGSYFWFKGGNRARQLAQAQQETPVR, encoded by the coding sequence ATGAACGCGCAGAACACACACGTCGTCGTGATCGGCGGAGGTTACGCCGGGGTGCTGGCGGCCAACCGACTGCAGGGCACACCGGGAGTGGCTGTCACGCTGGTCAATCCGCGGCCCGAGTTCGTCGAGCGGATCCGCCTGCACCAGCTGGCGGCCGGTAACCACGACGCCACCGCGGCCTACGACACGTTGTTGGGCGACGGGGTGCGGCTGCTGGTCGACGGCGCCGAGTACATCGACGCCGACATCCGTCAGGTACAGCTGACGTCCGGCGAGGTGCTCGACTACGACTATCTGGTCTACGCCGTCGGCAGCACCGGCGGAGTGCCCGCCTCGGTGCCCGGTGCGGCGGAATTCGCTTATCCGCTTTCGGAATTGGAACAGGCTCAGCGCCTGCGCACCCGGCTGCAGGACGTGCCGATGTCGGCACCGGTGGTCGTGGTCGGCGGCGGGTTGACCGGCATCGAGGCGGCGAGCGAGCTGGCCGAGGTGGGCCGCAAGGTCACGCTCGTCACCGATGTGGTCGGCGCCTCGGTGGGGGCAGGTGCCCGTGCCTCGATCGTCAAGGCGCTGACCAAGCTCGGCGTCTCGATCATCGACGGACCCGAGATCCTGGTGTCCGGGGTCGAAGCGGATGCCATCACGCTGGCCGACGGCAACCGCCTGCCCAGCGCGGTGACGGTGTGGACCACCGGGTTCGGCGTTCCGGGCCTGGCCGCCGCGAGCAGACTGCGCACCGATGAGCTGGGCCGGTTGCTCACCGACGAAACCCTGACCAGTGTCGACGACGCGCACATCGTGGCGGCCGGCGACGCGGCCTCACCGTCGGGGGTTCCGCTGCGGATGAGCTGCCAGTCGGCCGGCCCGTTGGGTGTCCAGGCGGCCAACACCGTACTGGCCCGCATCGCCGGCGCCGAGCCCGAGGTGATCAACCAGGCCTTCGCCGGGCAGTGCGTGAGTGTCGGCCGCAACGCCGGGACAGTGCAGCTGTGCCACTCGGACGACAGCCCGCGGCGGGTCTTCATCGGCGGGCGGACCGGGGCGATGCTCAAGGAGCAGGTCTGCCGGGCGACCATCACGTTCCTGCGCAAGGAGGGCGTGAAGCCAGGTTCGTACTTCTGGTTCAAGGGTGGCAACCGAGCGCGCCAGCTGGCCCAGGCACAGCAGGAGACACCGGTCCGATGA
- the gdhA gene encoding NADP-specific glutamate dehydrogenase, with the protein MAVLHDKLQPIYAEVAQRNPGEQEFHQAVIEVLTSLGPVVDKHPDYADGAIIRRLCEPERQIIFRVPWADDSGATQINRGFRVEFNSALGPFKGGLRFHPSVYLGIVKFLGFEQIFKNSLTGLPIGGGKGGSDFDPKGRSDAEVMRFCQSFMTELYRHIGEYTDVPAGDTGVGTREIGYLFGQYKRITNRYESGVLTGKGLTWGGSQVRTEATGYGTVFFLNEMLKAASDTVEGKRVVVSGSGNVAIYAIEQIHELGGIVVACSDSSGYIVDEKGIDVGLLKEVKEVQRGRIADYVEARAGAARFVEGRTVWEVPCDIAVPCATQNEINGDESAYLIKNGCRFVAEGANMPCSPGAIKNFADAGVTFAPGKAANAGGVATSALEMQQNASRDSWTFVDTEKRLEEIMRRIHNRVLSTAEEYGQPGNYVAGANIAGFIRVADAMLALGLV; encoded by the coding sequence ATGGCCGTACTACACGACAAACTGCAGCCGATCTACGCTGAAGTAGCTCAACGCAACCCCGGCGAGCAGGAGTTCCACCAAGCCGTCATCGAGGTGCTGACCAGCCTCGGGCCCGTGGTGGACAAGCACCCCGACTACGCCGACGGGGCCATCATCCGCCGGCTGTGTGAGCCCGAACGCCAGATCATCTTCCGGGTTCCCTGGGCCGACGACTCCGGTGCCACGCAGATCAACCGGGGTTTCCGCGTCGAATTCAACTCGGCGCTCGGACCGTTCAAGGGCGGGCTGCGGTTCCACCCGTCGGTCTACCTGGGCATCGTGAAGTTCCTCGGCTTCGAGCAGATCTTCAAGAACTCGCTCACCGGCCTGCCGATCGGCGGCGGCAAGGGCGGATCGGACTTCGACCCCAAGGGCCGCTCCGATGCCGAGGTGATGCGGTTCTGCCAGTCCTTCATGACCGAGTTGTACCGCCACATCGGCGAGTACACCGATGTGCCGGCCGGCGATACCGGCGTCGGGACGCGTGAAATCGGTTATCTGTTCGGTCAGTACAAGCGCATCACCAACCGTTACGAGTCCGGCGTGCTCACCGGCAAGGGGCTGACCTGGGGCGGATCCCAGGTCCGCACCGAAGCCACCGGATACGGCACGGTGTTCTTCCTCAACGAGATGCTCAAGGCCGCCAGCGACACGGTCGAGGGCAAGCGGGTTGTGGTGTCCGGTTCGGGCAACGTCGCGATCTACGCGATCGAGCAGATCCACGAGCTCGGCGGCATCGTCGTCGCATGTTCGGATTCCAGCGGCTACATCGTCGACGAGAAGGGCATCGACGTCGGGCTGCTCAAGGAGGTCAAAGAGGTCCAGCGTGGCCGGATCGCCGACTATGTCGAGGCCAGGGCGGGTGCGGCCCGGTTCGTCGAAGGCCGGACGGTCTGGGAGGTCCCCTGCGACATCGCGGTCCCGTGCGCCACTCAGAACGAGATCAACGGTGACGAGTCCGCGTACCTCATCAAGAACGGCTGCCGTTTCGTCGCCGAGGGCGCCAACATGCCGTGTTCACCAGGCGCGATCAAGAACTTCGCCGACGCCGGAGTGACCTTCGCCCCGGGCAAGGCGGCCAACGCCGGCGGTGTGGCCACCAGCGCCCTGGAGATGCAGCAGAACGCCTCCCGGGACTCCTGGACGTTCGTCGACACCGAGAAGCGGCTGGAAGAGATCATGCGCCGGATCCACAATCGGGTGCTGTCCACCGCCGAGGAGTACGGCCAGCCCGGCAACTACGTGGCCGGCGCCAACATCGCGGGCTTCATCCGGGTGGCCGACGCGATGCTGGCCCTGGGCCTGGTGTAG
- the metG gene encoding methionine--tRNA ligase: MSEPFYITTAIAYPNGAPHIGHAYEYIATDAIARFKRLDGFDVRYLTGTDVHGQKMAETAATEGISAAELANRNSDVFQRLQEKLNISFDRFIRTSDADHYEASKEIWRRMNEAGDIYLGAYSGWYSIRDERFFAEDETTVGPDGTRTAIETGTPVTWTEEQTYFFRLSDYAERLLAHYQAHPEFIGPDVRRNEIVSFVSGGLKDLSISRTTFDWGVPVPDHPDHVMYVWVDALTNYLTGVGFPDEASEAFGRYWPAKLHMIGKDIIRFHSVYWPAFLMSAGIALPERVFAHGFINVKGEKMSKSLGNVIDPVDLADRFGVDQVRFFFLREVSFGQDGSYSEEAIIGRINADLANELGNLAQRSLSMVAKNLDGVVPDPGTFNDDDTAMLNAADRLLEQVRAQYDVPAMHLALESIWSVLGAANRYFSAQEPWVLRKSDDSADQQRFGTVLYTTLEVVRIATLLTQPVMPDSTAKLLDLLGQPSDARDFDSIGTRIKPGTELPAPTGVFPRYQMD; encoded by the coding sequence ATGAGTGAGCCTTTCTACATAACTACGGCGATCGCGTATCCCAACGGTGCGCCGCACATCGGGCACGCCTACGAGTACATCGCCACCGATGCGATCGCCCGGTTCAAGCGCCTCGATGGCTTCGACGTGCGCTATCTGACCGGCACCGATGTGCACGGCCAGAAGATGGCCGAGACCGCGGCAACCGAGGGCATCTCGGCGGCTGAGCTGGCCAACCGCAACTCCGACGTGTTCCAGCGGCTGCAGGAAAAGCTCAACATCTCCTTCGACCGGTTCATCCGCACCTCCGACGCCGACCACTATGAGGCGTCCAAGGAGATCTGGCGCCGGATGAACGAGGCCGGGGACATCTACCTGGGCGCCTACTCCGGTTGGTACTCGATCCGCGACGAGAGGTTCTTCGCCGAGGACGAGACCACCGTGGGGCCCGACGGCACCCGCACCGCGATCGAGACCGGCACGCCGGTCACCTGGACCGAGGAGCAGACCTACTTCTTCCGGCTGTCGGACTATGCCGAGCGGCTGCTGGCGCACTATCAGGCCCACCCCGAGTTCATCGGGCCCGACGTGCGCCGCAACGAAATCGTCAGCTTCGTCTCGGGCGGGTTGAAGGATCTTTCGATCTCGCGGACCACGTTCGACTGGGGTGTGCCCGTGCCCGACCACCCCGACCACGTGATGTACGTGTGGGTGGACGCACTGACCAACTACCTGACCGGGGTGGGATTTCCGGACGAGGCGTCGGAGGCCTTCGGCAGATATTGGCCCGCCAAGCTGCACATGATCGGCAAGGACATCATCCGGTTCCACAGCGTGTACTGGCCGGCGTTCCTGATGTCGGCCGGGATCGCGCTTCCCGAGCGGGTCTTCGCGCACGGCTTCATCAACGTCAAGGGCGAGAAGATGAGCAAGTCGCTGGGAAACGTAATAGACCCGGTCGATCTGGCGGATCGTTTCGGCGTCGACCAGGTGCGCTTCTTCTTCCTGCGTGAGGTGTCCTTCGGCCAGGACGGCAGCTACAGCGAGGAAGCCATCATCGGCCGGATCAACGCCGACCTGGCCAACGAGCTGGGCAACCTGGCCCAGCGCTCGTTGTCGATGGTGGCCAAGAACCTCGACGGTGTGGTCCCCGACCCGGGCACGTTCAACGACGACGACACCGCCATGCTGAATGCGGCCGACCGGCTGCTCGAGCAGGTGCGGGCGCAATACGATGTGCCGGCGATGCACCTCGCACTTGAATCGATCTGGTCGGTACTCGGCGCGGCGAACCGCTACTTCTCCGCCCAGGAACCGTGGGTGCTGCGCAAGTCCGACGATTCGGCTGACCAACAACGGTTCGGTACGGTGCTATACACGACGCTTGAGGTAGTGCGGATCGCAACGCTGCTCACGCAGCCGGTGATGCCGGACTCGACGGCCAAGCTGCTCGACCTGCTCGGCCAGCCGTCCGACGCACGCGACTTCGACTCCATCGGTACCCGGATCAAGCCCGGTACCGAATTGCCCGCTCCGACAGGGGTTTTTCCCCGCTACCAGATGGATTGA
- a CDS encoding TatD family hydrolase, producing the protein MGSKRSAREKPPAPEPLAPLVDAHTHLDACGAQTAEDVRAIMDRAAAVGVGQAVTIADDLDSARWVTTAVEADERVYGAVALHPTRANALTDAARAELERLAVHPRVVAVGETGMDLYWPGRLDGCATPAEQREGFAWHIDLAKRTGKPLMIHNRDADAEVLDVLRAEGAPETVIFHCFSSGPEMAHTCVEAGWVLSLSGTVSFRNANELREAARLIPPGQLLVETDAPFLTPHPFRGAPNEPYCLPYTVRALAELLDRPAEKVASETAATAARVYGLNGSHPA; encoded by the coding sequence GTGGGTTCGAAACGCTCAGCCAGGGAGAAGCCGCCGGCACCGGAGCCGTTGGCGCCGCTGGTCGACGCGCACACACACCTCGACGCCTGCGGCGCGCAGACCGCCGAGGACGTGCGCGCGATCATGGATCGCGCGGCCGCCGTCGGGGTGGGCCAGGCGGTCACCATCGCCGACGATCTGGACTCGGCGCGCTGGGTGACCACGGCCGTCGAGGCTGACGAGCGGGTCTACGGGGCAGTGGCGTTGCATCCCACCCGGGCCAACGCGCTCACCGACGCGGCCAGGGCCGAACTGGAGCGTCTCGCCGTCCATCCCCGCGTGGTGGCGGTGGGGGAGACCGGGATGGACCTGTACTGGCCGGGCCGGTTGGACGGCTGCGCGACGCCGGCCGAGCAGCGCGAGGGCTTCGCCTGGCACATCGACCTGGCCAAGCGCACGGGTAAGCCGTTGATGATCCACAACCGGGACGCCGACGCCGAGGTGCTCGACGTGCTGCGCGCCGAAGGGGCGCCCGAGACAGTGATCTTCCACTGTTTTTCGTCGGGACCTGAGATGGCTCACACCTGCGTCGAGGCCGGCTGGGTGCTGAGTCTTTCCGGCACGGTCAGTTTCCGCAACGCCAATGAGCTGCGGGAAGCCGCCCGGTTGATCCCGCCGGGCCAGCTGCTGGTCGAGACCGACGCGCCGTTCCTGACCCCGCATCCGTTCCGCGGAGCACCGAACGAGCCGTACTGCCTGCCATACACTGTGCGGGCACTCGCAGAGTTGCTGGACCGGCCCGCCGAGAAGGTCGCGTCCGAGACCGCAGCCACTGCGGCGCGGGTGTACGGACTTAACGGGAGCCACCCGGCGTAG